From the Pedobacter cryoconitis genome, one window contains:
- a CDS encoding penicillin-binding protein 1A: protein MFKEIHNKYLRYFSVFIFCIIIFFCALQLNFLWLFGYSPSYKDIKLPTQSVGSELYTSDGKLIGRYYKENRTPVIFKQISPSVINALVATEDVRFYKHMGIDFRSLLSSGLSTATGDKRGASTITQQLAKNMYRTRYNKSQGFIKHIPVIRTIVSKLKEWMTAVKLEGNYSKNEIITMYLNTVSFGNNAYGIKTAARVYFDKQTDSLSVPESAMLVGMLKGTTTYNPIRNPERALERRNVSLSQMNKYGYITAAELTQYKNTPVKLKEGREDEGSDGDSYLRAAVAKYLEAWCDKNGYDLYEDGLKIYTTIDSKLQKYAEEAVAEQMKVVQRRFYSVWGKEDPWQDSEKKKVDYPGRAMKNLPIYAMLEKKYPNNPDSVTAYFNKKKKMKIFTYKGDRDTLFSTMDSIRYYGKIMNTGMMTLDPFNGKIKVWVGGLDHKFFKYDHVNQSKRQAGSTFKPFAYLAAFESGMSPCDTFIDKPVKIKYEEKGKTEYWEPRNANWQNSYRETSLRAAMGRSINTITAQVTEKVGWENVVKWAHECGIDSHLESVPSVSLGPNDVSVFEMVRAYGTFLNKGVRTDPILVERITDQDGNSLENFVAKTKRVISEEIAWLMLYMFRGGMEEPGGTSRALWEWDLWKENNQIGGKTGTSSDYVDAWYMGITKDLVTGVWVGCDERSAHFKNGETGEGSRTALPIFAKFMEKVYHDKSTGYTYGPFPKATVPITRNYNCPTPVYAVDTTKTDSVATDSLHVAVPVEGDKPAEKQDEVKSETPETPVKQLTPATVPLTRKEERELKRKKRQEEKDKKKEEEKKKDEEKKKNEGKSK from the coding sequence ATGTTTAAAGAGATCCATAATAAATACCTGCGTTATTTCTCCGTATTTATTTTCTGTATCATCATTTTCTTCTGTGCACTTCAATTGAATTTCCTGTGGCTGTTTGGCTACTCTCCTTCTTACAAGGATATCAAATTACCTACGCAAAGTGTAGGTTCGGAGCTTTACACTTCAGACGGGAAGTTAATAGGGCGATATTACAAAGAGAACCGTACGCCTGTTATTTTCAAACAGATCTCACCAAGCGTAATCAATGCACTGGTAGCAACAGAGGATGTCCGTTTCTACAAACATATGGGGATTGATTTCAGGTCTTTATTATCAAGCGGACTTTCTACAGCCACGGGCGATAAAAGAGGTGCAAGTACGATCACCCAGCAGCTGGCAAAAAACATGTACCGCACCAGATATAATAAGTCACAAGGCTTTATCAAGCATATCCCGGTCATCAGAACTATAGTTTCTAAATTAAAAGAATGGATGACAGCTGTAAAGCTGGAAGGCAACTATTCTAAGAATGAAATTATTACCATGTACCTGAATACAGTTTCATTCGGGAACAATGCTTACGGGATTAAAACAGCAGCGAGAGTTTATTTTGATAAACAAACTGATTCGCTGAGCGTACCTGAATCTGCTATGTTAGTGGGTATGCTGAAAGGAACGACTACTTATAACCCTATCAGAAACCCTGAAAGAGCGTTGGAAAGAAGAAACGTTTCTTTATCACAAATGAATAAGTACGGCTATATCACTGCTGCTGAACTTACACAATATAAAAACACACCGGTTAAACTTAAAGAAGGCAGAGAAGACGAAGGCAGTGACGGTGATTCATACCTGAGAGCCGCAGTAGCGAAATATCTGGAAGCCTGGTGTGATAAAAATGGTTATGATCTTTATGAAGATGGTCTTAAGATATATACTACCATCGACTCTAAACTTCAAAAATACGCAGAGGAAGCTGTAGCAGAACAAATGAAAGTTGTTCAGCGCAGGTTTTACAGTGTTTGGGGAAAAGAAGATCCATGGCAGGATTCAGAAAAGAAAAAAGTGGATTACCCTGGCCGTGCAATGAAGAACCTTCCGATTTATGCGATGCTGGAGAAAAAATATCCAAACAATCCCGATTCGGTAACTGCTTATTTCAATAAGAAGAAAAAGATGAAAATTTTCACCTATAAAGGTGACCGTGATACGCTTTTCTCGACAATGGATTCTATCCGTTACTATGGTAAAATCATGAATACCGGGATGATGACTTTAGATCCTTTCAATGGTAAGATTAAAGTATGGGTAGGTGGTTTAGATCATAAGTTCTTTAAGTATGACCACGTGAACCAGTCTAAGCGTCAGGCGGGTTCAACTTTTAAACCATTTGCTTACCTGGCTGCTTTTGAAAGCGGTATGAGCCCTTGCGATACTTTCATTGACAAGCCGGTTAAAATCAAATACGAAGAAAAAGGTAAAACAGAATATTGGGAACCTAGAAATGCGAACTGGCAGAATAGTTACCGTGAAACCTCTCTGCGCGCTGCAATGGGCCGTTCAATCAATACGATTACTGCGCAGGTAACAGAAAAAGTAGGCTGGGAAAACGTAGTTAAATGGGCACATGAGTGCGGTATTGACAGTCATCTGGAGTCTGTGCCTTCTGTAAGTTTAGGCCCTAATGATGTTTCTGTATTTGAAATGGTGAGAGCTTATGGGACATTTCTGAATAAAGGGGTAAGAACAGATCCGATTTTAGTAGAAAGAATCACAGATCAGGATGGTAATTCACTGGAAAATTTTGTGGCTAAAACCAAAAGAGTAATTTCTGAGGAGATTGCCTGGTTAATGCTTTATATGTTCAGGGGCGGGATGGAAGAACCAGGAGGAACTTCAAGAGCGTTATGGGAATGGGACCTTTGGAAAGAAAATAACCAGATTGGTGGTAAAACAGGAACCTCTTCAGATTACGTAGATGCCTGGTATATGGGAATTACCAAAGACCTGGTAACGGGTGTATGGGTTGGTTGTGATGAACGTTCAGCTCACTTTAAGAATGGTGAAACTGGTGAAGGATCACGCACGGCTTTACCTATTTTCGCCAAGTTTATGGAAAAGGTTTACCATGATAAGAGTACAGGTTACACTTATGGGCCATTCCCGAAAGCAACGGTACCAATTACCAGAAACTATAACTGCCCTACCCCGGTTTATGCAGTAGATACTACTAAGACTGATAGTGTAGCCACAGATTCATTGCATGTAGCTGTACCGGTAGAGGGAGATAAACCTGCGGAGAAGCAGGATGAAGTAAAAAGCGAAACTCCGGAAACTCCTGTAAAACAGCTGACACCAGCAACTGTACCGCTGACCCGAAAAGAAGAACGCGAACTCAAAAGAAAGAAACGTCAGGAAGAAAAGGATAAGAAAAAAGAAGAGGAAAAGAAAAAGGACGAAGAGAAGAAAAAAAACGAGGGTAAAAGTAAATAA